The Aspergillus luchuensis IFO 4308 DNA, chromosome 6, nearly complete sequence genome segment TCAACCCATCGTCGTCGTTTACTTCTGCATATAGAGCATGAAAATGTCTGACACGGCGCAGGGGTTCAGGGTTTGCTGGCTACACTGACCTGCAACCCGTGCCTGTTGAAAGCTGCTAATATCTGAAAATAAGAGGCGTGAGTGTGCGCAGAAGCTCACGTCGCCAATACCCCAGGATCAAGGTCCTCACACCCTCATTTACCTTTTTTATGATACCAAGACATGTGACGCCTATGGCCATCCATGCAAGATGTAGACCACGCAAGAAAAACCGATGCCGTGATCGGAAATCGGATGTCAGGGAGACGGAGTTCTTTTGCTTTTacctcatttctttttcttttcttttttattaatgATTTGCACGACAATTGATTCATGCAAGCAGTCCGGATTCGGGAGTTAATGGGTCGATGGCTGTCTTTTCTTACAATCCCTCCTTCAcattttcttcatttctctCCTATGTCGTTATGCCCTTGTGTTCTTCTACCTTTCTCGACTATCACGACCTATTCACGCTCCCGGCAGATTGCTGCTATCCACGGAATCTTCACGACGAACGGCGAGCTCCCCCGAGCATCGCTATAATCCATTGCCCTCtgatttcctttgtttcgTTGGAAATGACGTTTACCGTTCGTCTATTACCGCATGCATCGTTCTGTGGATTATTATCCAGGTTTATGACCCACCAGTTAATGCCATTGGATCTATCTCTTTAGCTCCACCTTTAGAAGACTATATACATCGTAGTATCTAGGAAACTAGGCCAATCAGTAACATCAAATTCATCATGACATTCACCCACATCTACttttgcatcatcatcatcatcatcatctatctAGCATCTAGCACCTTGCTATATATCCATACCTCTACCCCAAGATATTCTCACCAGTAACCAAAACATCTCACCCAAAAATATATACCCCTAAACTCCCTCACTGATCCAACCCATTAAACTCAATCAACCTCTTcacaacctcaaccacctTATCCGCCGTCTTCGCCTGATCACCACCCTctgcaccaccactaccaccaccattagGCTGATCAATCCTCATGGCAATAATCTCATCCAGCATCATCCGCAACCTGGACACCAAAACACCGATCCGAGCCCATCCGCGCAGCCGTAACCATCCATCGACGATTAAGCCGCGACCTGCGGTGTCGAGGTCAATGGATccgcagaagaggaggagggagtaggCGTTGAATGCtatatatcatattagtatatttgcCTTCATAGGTATGGTATGGTTATAGTAGAGGGAATGATTTGGGGGCAACAGCTTACGCGTCAAATCACGAATGAACACTTTACTCGTGGCCATTTTGGTAAAGTAGCTGAGATATGCAGATGAGCTAGGGTACGATTGGGCCGAGAAGCAGACggaggaaggatggatgaagacgcGGCCGTTCTCTTGGTTGAAGTATTTGATTGTTCGTGCGTCCGGGTCGATTTCCACGGTTCCTGTGACGGAGCTGGCGAATTTCTTGTCGGGGAAGGAGATTTGTGCGATTTGAGGTTGGAAGGCGCCGGCGATTAGGgcgcggaggaggggttTGTTGGTTGCGTTGCGGTTCcagtgggaggaggatgaggatgaggatgagtcTGAGGAGGAGTAGTCGACGGGGAGGAGGCCGGCGTCtttgagggaggtgaggagttgggatttgttggaggagatgtCGCGGAGGGTttggtgggagaggaagttggcTGAGCACCAGGATTGGGTTTGCCAGTAGCCTTGGGCGTTGACGCGCTCGGACCATTGTTGGTAGGCGAGGAGGTCAGTGAGGAGGTCACCGTCGGCGcctttggagaaggaggccttTGCGGCGTTGGCTTCTTCGCGTTTCTCGCGTGGGGAGACGAACGGGCTCTTGACGGTtaggatggcggagatggtgACGCAGGCGTCGATGCAGCTGAAGATGGAGCCGTAGACCATCAGCTTTGCGCAGCGAAGGTCCGCTGGGATCATGGAGAGGTAGCGACCTAGGGCGGTTAGTTTGTCGTGGTCGAGAGCGCCGACGCGGTGGAGGAAGTCGAGGGCTCCTTCGACGGCGGTGCTTTCGGGTggggtgatggtgttggctaGGAAGGTGGCGACGTCGTTGATGCCCTTCATGGCTTTGACGGATAGGCAGAGCTGCTCGAGGGGTACTCGACGGATCTCGGGGTCGGGACGCTGTGCCATGTTTGCCTCTGCTTTGCGGGTGTAGAGCTTGTAGCATGTACCGGCGCGGACACGACCGGCTCGACCACGTCGTTGCTTGCAGGCTGCCTGGGAGGCCCATACTTCTTGCAGTCGGACGATGTTGTCGCGGGGGTCGTAGCTCGTTTCTTTGACTCGGCCGGTGTCGATGACGGCTACGATATCCTCGATTGTGATGGATGTTTCGGCGACGTTGGTTGCTGCGATGACCTTGCGCTTGCCCTTGGGAGGGCTGAGGAAGACACGCCGTTGTTCGGCTGGGAGGAGAGATGCGTGGAGGGGGAGTGGGTGGGCGTTGGGGATCCTCTTCACAGCGTTCAGGCACCGTTCGATCTCCATTGTTCCGGGGAGGAAAATTAGGATGCCTCCGGGCTGGTCGCCTAGCTGGGCGTCTATGTATCGAACTGTGGAGGCAATCAACTCATAGTTGATTCCCATTCCGAGACTGCGGAGGACCTTCCCAAGGGACTCGTCAGCTTGGGCGGATGAGActgcgtcttcttcctcgtagTCGCGTTCAGAGAACTCAGGGTAGAACCCTGTGTCGCGGATGATATCGTCCAAGTAGTTATCTTTGACGGGGAAGGTCCGTCCTGGGATGTTAACAAATCCAACGGACTTGCTACCGCCGAAGTAGTTCATGAAGATGTCGGCATCGAGAGTGGCACTCATGAGGATAACCTTGATGTCTTTCCGATAGCGAAGGACGTCTCTCAGCAGAGCCAGAAGGAAATCAGTGTCGAGACTCCGTTCGTgtacctcatccaccacgaCGTGGGTGACATCCGCGAGAGAGCTTGCAACATTACCGTCGGGGCCGCTGCCAGATTGCATGCGACGGAGCAGAACACCAGTGGTGACAAATGTGATCTTCGTTGTGCCTGCCTTGGCCTTCGACTCGCCTCGGATGATGTATCCGACTTCGTCACCAACCGACGCACATCGCTCATCGGATACGCGATCTGCGAGACCCAAGGCAGAAATTCTGCGAGGTTGGGTACAGATAATGTTGGCGGCAGCGCCAAGGTCTCGCTTGATCAGATCATCAAGCAGGAACTGGACGGACTGGGTACTCTTTCCACTACCGGTCTCACCAGAGATGATAGTAACCTGGTACTTGTTCACGGCTTGGATGATAGCGTCCTGTGTGTTCCAGGCTGGAAGAGCTTGTCGTTTCCTAGTCATCTCTTGCTGGGCCTTGGTTGCCTGCTTCGCTTCCCAGGCTTCTCTCAGCGCGACGCTTTGCGGCGAGCCCGCCTGCCA includes the following:
- a CDS encoding RNA helicase (COG:A;~EggNog:ENOG410PI46;~InterPro:IPR011709,IPR009060,IPR016135,IPR027417, IPR007502,IPR015940,IPR014001,IPR001650,IPR011545, IPR006575;~PFAM:PF04408,PF00270,PF07717,PF05773,PF00271;~TransMembrane:1 (o1042-1064i);~go_function: GO:0003676 - nucleic acid binding [Evidence IEA];~go_function: GO:0004386 - helicase activity [Evidence IEA];~go_function: GO:0005515 - protein binding [Evidence IEA];~go_function: GO:0005524 - ATP binding [Evidence IEA]); translated protein: MPPKKKNDARGGAPKPGTKAAKAAAERSAETAKKAQASTEEPKKPSVKEVIGGASWTGKLPVNMLAEHCQKQKWEKPEYTMIKVSEGFVSSVILKRIDPKTRETVVLPPMKPPPSHKHLAAQPTALEARHFAAAYALFRVCNMKNIHMMLPPTYKKLWKEDFTEIKSADTKGGKGWMYEADPFLAKQERESAAADLEKKRKEREKTQAKEAEKTVDLGLGSSGDNRGKKIWSQAPKVDLGGKVRREIEGILRQHAIWNPYNVEIPERERKSIVEELTQLGFRRSHVEEATSTCKDREEVLEWLLIYVPEDDLPRWCLPEGYSAGVSLASDDLAREAKIKRLASIGYPADLCSRTLDSKKGDELAAAEFLQSTLVHGSSSAADSSPIAEEDLWAEEQETLEAIFGERYKRVSPKVCEIKSEGSDLPESLTFRFQRPSTHYPSSVPVISILAKGIPAYIRLSAIRQVVQYSEENFFGEPMIFNILDWLEVHLPEVMENPGRLRDISTVSASPTATGSVSQLPVRQSRKKGRDVNWQAGSPQSVALREAWEAKQATKAQQEMTRKRQALPAWNTQDAIIQAVNKYQVTIISGETGSGKSTQSVQFLLDDLIKRDLGAAANIICTQPRRISALGLADRVSDERCASVGDEVGYIIRGESKAKAGTTKITFVTTGVLLRRMQSGSGPDGNVASSLADVTHVVVDEVHERSLDTDFLLALLRDVLRYRKDIKVILMSATLDADIFMNYFGGSKSVGFVNIPGRTFPVKDNYLDDIIRDTGFYPEFSERDYEEEDAVSSAQADESLGKVLRSLGMGINYELIASTVRYIDAQLGDQPGGILIFLPGTMEIERCLNAVKRIPNAHPLPLHASLLPAEQRRVFLSPPKGKRKVIAATNVAETSITIEDIVAVIDTGRVKETSYDPRDNIVRLQEVWASQAACKQRRGRAGRVRAGTCYKLYTRKAEANMAQRPDPEIRRVPLEQLCLSVKAMKGINDVATFLANTITPPESTAVEGALDFLHRVGALDHDKLTALGRYLSMIPADLRCAKLMVYGSIFSCIDACVTISAILTVKSPFVSPREKREEANAAKASFSKGADGDLLTDLLAYQQWSERVNAQGYWQTQSWCSANFLSHQTLRDISSNKSQLLTSLKDAGLLPVDYSSSDSSSSSSSSHWNRNATNKPLLRALIAGAFQPQIAQISFPDKKFASSVTGTVEIDPDARTIKYFNQENGRVFIHPSSVCFSAQSYPSSSAYLSYFTKMATSKVFIRDLTPFNAYSLLLFCGSIDLDTAGRGLIVDGWLRLRGWARIGVLVSRLRMMLDEIIAMRIDQPNGGGSGGAEGGDQAKTADKVVEVVKRLIEFNGLDQ